In the genome of Myxococcus stipitatus, one region contains:
- a CDS encoding NADAR family protein codes for MTPVIHFYSVTDDHGWCSNFAPYPIKLAGRMWPTSEHYFQARKFEDPTAQEAIRQARTPMLAARMGRDRKLKLRRDWDSIKVSVMREAVRAKFSQHEDLTRLLLETGDAKLVEHTDQDDYWGDGGDGSGKNMLGRILMEIREELRAR; via the coding sequence GTGACTCCCGTCATCCACTTCTACAGCGTCACCGATGACCACGGCTGGTGCTCGAACTTCGCGCCCTACCCCATCAAGCTCGCGGGGCGGATGTGGCCGACCAGCGAGCACTACTTCCAGGCGCGGAAGTTCGAAGACCCCACGGCCCAGGAAGCCATTCGCCAGGCGCGCACGCCCATGCTCGCGGCCCGGATGGGGAGAGACCGCAAGCTCAAGCTCCGGCGCGACTGGGACTCCATCAAGGTCTCCGTGATGCGCGAAGCCGTCCGCGCCAAGTTCTCCCAACACGAGGACCTCACGCGGCTCCTCCTGGAGACGGGCGACGCGAAGCTCGTCGAACACACCGACCAGGACGACTACTGGGGAGACGGTGGAGACGGGAGCGGCAAGAACATGCTGGGGCGCATCCTCATGGAGATTCGCGAGGAGCTCCGCGCGCGGTAG
- a CDS encoding MXAN_5187 C-terminal domain-containing protein, which translates to MPPPDARQSAAKTPSAKPQADTSSSEAVLQECEALEAELAALRNLFEQYFMGLDRHPPTKAHDDFKKRVNRLKTSFIRSTAAKFRVGSLHSKFLTYDRLWMRTLQEIEAGTYKRDLFKARRRAEARGGAPKDPKKNVVELPEDISDMDFEEVEEFVRPRPVNEPPLAAAIAAAAASAPTGTPFRGTPTVAPTAATPAMPSVAPVARSVVPGVAPVTPVPSVAPVAGTPPRGQPTVAPVAGTPARGLPTVTQPLAGTAARSSAPVPPGMATAKPAASAPGAGMPRVTAPAATAAPRPPSTGGGGGMSDDKLRAVYDAYVTAKRRCQEDTSKLSYESVAATLRKQVPELLKQHNAKAVEFKVVIKDGKASLKAVPK; encoded by the coding sequence ATGCCGCCCCCCGACGCCCGACAGTCCGCCGCCAAGACTCCCTCCGCGAAGCCCCAGGCGGACACCAGCTCCAGCGAGGCTGTGCTTCAAGAGTGCGAGGCGCTCGAGGCGGAGCTGGCCGCGCTGCGCAACCTCTTCGAGCAGTACTTCATGGGGCTCGACCGTCATCCGCCCACCAAGGCGCATGACGACTTCAAGAAGCGGGTGAACCGGCTCAAGACGTCCTTCATCCGCAGCACGGCCGCCAAGTTCCGGGTGGGCTCGCTGCACAGCAAGTTCCTCACCTACGACCGGCTCTGGATGCGCACGCTCCAGGAGATTGAGGCGGGCACATACAAGCGGGACCTCTTCAAGGCCCGTCGCCGCGCCGAGGCCCGGGGTGGGGCGCCGAAGGACCCGAAGAAGAACGTGGTGGAGCTGCCGGAGGACATCTCCGACATGGACTTCGAGGAGGTGGAGGAGTTCGTCCGCCCCCGCCCCGTCAACGAGCCTCCCCTGGCCGCGGCCATCGCCGCGGCGGCCGCGTCCGCGCCGACGGGGACTCCATTCAGGGGGACGCCCACGGTGGCCCCCACCGCCGCGACTCCGGCCATGCCGAGCGTGGCGCCCGTCGCGCGAAGTGTCGTGCCCGGTGTGGCGCCCGTGACGCCGGTGCCCTCGGTGGCGCCCGTGGCGGGAACGCCTCCTCGAGGCCAGCCCACGGTGGCTCCGGTGGCGGGGACGCCGGCGCGAGGCTTGCCGACGGTGACGCAGCCGCTGGCGGGGACTGCGGCGAGGAGCAGCGCGCCGGTGCCTCCGGGGATGGCCACCGCGAAGCCCGCGGCGAGTGCTCCTGGCGCGGGGATGCCTCGGGTGACGGCGCCGGCCGCCACGGCGGCGCCCAGGCCTCCTTCCACGGGAGGAGGCGGCGGCATGTCGGACGACAAGCTGCGGGCCGTGTATGACGCGTACGTCACCGCGAAGCGGCGCTGCCAGGAGGACACCTCGAAGCTGTCCTACGAGTCCGTGGCGGCGACGTTGCGCAAGCAGGTGCCGGAGCTGCTCAAGCAGCACAACGCCAAGGCGGTGGAGTTCAAGGTCGTCATCAAGGACGGCAAGGCTTCGCTCAAGGCCGTGCCGAAGTAG
- a CDS encoding tetratricopeptide repeat protein: protein MRALRLAVVALALAAGGCRDKPVDHLQRARDATFEKRPDEALVEYRKAFDMLRHDSTPEALVLRARALKGAADVYWLEQRKVKEAVGVYRELIQQCPESPEALEARIILAELLRVHYRDLRGAIDQFTAALQRNPPQGAELHYQVAKLYFELGDYQQCELETRRLVERFATSAFVDDSLFLQAQAIAMIEGRRQDASRAFADLRTRFPDSELSPHALFEMGKLRSDAGEHEKAIETWVETLKTHPDPSLVQDYIARARKRIANTTAEGVGQREVAFDRARPAPRSSLEAVGGRPEEAAHEHD from the coding sequence GTGCGGGCCCTGCGGCTCGCCGTCGTGGCGCTGGCCCTGGCGGCTGGCGGGTGTCGCGACAAGCCCGTGGACCATCTGCAGCGCGCCCGCGACGCCACCTTCGAGAAGCGTCCCGATGAGGCCCTGGTCGAGTACCGCAAGGCCTTCGACATGTTGCGGCACGACAGCACCCCCGAGGCGCTCGTCCTCCGCGCACGCGCCCTGAAGGGTGCCGCCGACGTCTACTGGCTGGAGCAGCGCAAGGTGAAGGAGGCCGTGGGCGTCTACCGCGAGCTCATCCAGCAGTGCCCCGAGTCCCCCGAGGCACTCGAGGCCCGCATCATCCTGGCGGAGCTGCTGCGCGTTCACTACCGGGACCTGCGCGGCGCCATCGACCAGTTCACCGCGGCGCTCCAGCGCAACCCACCCCAGGGTGCGGAGCTGCACTACCAGGTGGCCAAGCTCTACTTCGAGCTGGGCGACTATCAGCAGTGCGAACTGGAGACGCGCCGCCTCGTCGAGCGCTTCGCCACCAGCGCCTTCGTGGACGACTCGCTGTTCCTCCAGGCGCAGGCCATCGCGATGATTGAGGGCCGGCGCCAGGATGCCTCGCGCGCCTTCGCGGACCTGCGCACCCGCTTCCCGGACTCGGAGCTGTCGCCGCACGCGCTGTTCGAGATGGGCAAGCTGCGCTCGGACGCGGGCGAGCACGAGAAGGCCATCGAGACCTGGGTGGAGACACTCAAGACGCACCCGGACCCGTCGCTGGTGCAGGACTACATCGCCCGCGCACGCAAGCGCATCGCCAACACCACGGCGGAAGGCGTGGGGCAGCGCGAGGTGGCCTTCGACCGGGCCCGTCCCGCGCCGCGCTCCTCGCTGGAGGCCGTGGGTGGCCGTCCCGAGGAAGCCGCCCACGAGCACGACTGA
- a CDS encoding prolipoprotein diacylglyceryl transferase has product MLPVLFRFTFTSLWAQLLLYAVALGTVGYIVFNGWRGAQGELDAKTKVRAPVNTTDRVLRAAGFGVAGAVLAWFGLKYALPAEAFPGGKGEGIPLHTYGVLLAAGFMTALTVAGRLAQDEWRQLKLVDGQWVDVEGPKKREQVMDMAFWLLVGGIGGSRLLFVLVNWKDYARDWTQVLSLGGGLVFYGGLIGAAVAAWFFARAHGMDFLRLADVCIPTVSLGQCLGRLGCFSAGCCWGDVAPAGSATAVHFPGAGLAQDLLGQVGSASSLAYSSQVEDTRFVVESTGQVLHQAVPEAVRISDWVLQHGHTLGVYPSQLFESLGQLGLFVGLLYARRFRRFHGQILALWLMAYAVLRSTVELFRGDVERGTLHGLLESMGAQGLAEGVPLEAWYNISTSQFISLCMFAFGATLLYQKGRRGVGAEPSGGLGPTPTAA; this is encoded by the coding sequence ATGCTCCCCGTCCTCTTCCGCTTCACCTTCACCAGCTTGTGGGCGCAGCTGTTGCTGTACGCGGTGGCGCTGGGCACGGTGGGCTACATCGTCTTCAACGGATGGCGGGGCGCGCAGGGGGAGCTGGACGCGAAGACGAAGGTGCGAGCCCCGGTGAACACCACGGACCGGGTGCTGCGCGCCGCGGGCTTCGGTGTCGCGGGCGCGGTGCTGGCGTGGTTCGGCTTGAAGTACGCGCTGCCCGCGGAGGCCTTCCCCGGAGGCAAGGGCGAGGGCATCCCGCTGCACACCTACGGCGTGCTCCTGGCGGCGGGCTTCATGACGGCGCTGACGGTGGCGGGCCGGCTCGCGCAGGACGAGTGGCGTCAGCTCAAACTGGTGGACGGCCAGTGGGTGGACGTGGAGGGCCCGAAGAAGCGCGAGCAGGTGATGGACATGGCCTTCTGGCTGCTCGTGGGCGGCATCGGCGGCAGCCGTCTGCTCTTCGTGCTGGTGAACTGGAAGGACTACGCGCGGGACTGGACGCAGGTGCTCTCGCTGGGCGGGGGGCTCGTCTTCTACGGTGGGCTGATTGGCGCGGCGGTGGCGGCGTGGTTCTTCGCGCGTGCGCACGGGATGGACTTCCTGCGGCTGGCGGATGTGTGCATCCCCACGGTGTCGCTGGGCCAGTGCCTGGGGCGGCTGGGGTGCTTCAGTGCGGGGTGCTGCTGGGGGGATGTCGCGCCGGCGGGCTCGGCGACCGCGGTGCACTTCCCGGGGGCGGGGCTCGCGCAGGACCTGCTGGGGCAGGTGGGGAGCGCGTCCAGCCTGGCGTACTCGTCGCAGGTGGAGGACACGCGCTTCGTCGTGGAGTCGACGGGGCAAGTGCTCCATCAGGCGGTGCCCGAGGCGGTGCGCATCTCCGACTGGGTGCTCCAGCACGGGCACACGCTGGGCGTCTATCCCTCGCAGCTCTTCGAATCGCTGGGGCAGCTGGGGCTCTTCGTGGGGCTCCTGTACGCGCGGCGCTTCCGCCGCTTCCACGGACAGATTCTCGCGCTCTGGCTGATGGCCTACGCGGTGCTGCGCAGCACGGTGGAGCTGTTCCGGGGCGACGTGGAGCGCGGCACGCTGCACGGCCTCCTGGAGTCGATGGGGGCCCAGGGGCTGGCGGAGGGGGTGCCGCTGGAGGCCTGGTACAACATCTCGACCAGCCAGTTCATCTCGCTGTGCATGTTCGCCTTCGGGGCGACCTTGCTCTACCAGAAGGGGCGGCGAGGGGTGGGAGCCGAGCCTTCGGGCGGACTGGGCCCTACACCGACGGCGGCGTGA
- a CDS encoding alpha/beta hydrolase — protein sequence MRRAPFLATLIALALFSGCATTAPSSASAPPAPFLVKRSGQGRPVLFIPGLASAGTVWDDTVTHFQGQYDCHVFTLAGFAGQPSIPAPFMPTVRRALADYIRAHGLQKPIIVGHSLGGVLALGLTADAPELVGGVFIVDSVPFLPALMYPGATAESARPFAEQTRTQLRMQTVEQRNQGSRHALSIYISDEAHREVAARWGADSDPETVAQAVYEMSVTDLRPELSRITAPTFVLGSWVAFQGRVPRETVEALYRGQYQNLSTARVVMHDTARHFIMWEDPEGFFSTLDGFLKAHAPVARMEFQR from the coding sequence ATGCGTCGTGCCCCCTTTCTGGCCACGCTCATCGCCCTGGCCCTCTTTTCCGGATGCGCCACCACCGCGCCCTCCAGCGCGTCCGCGCCTCCCGCCCCCTTCCTGGTCAAGCGCTCGGGACAAGGGCGCCCCGTGCTGTTCATCCCCGGCCTCGCCTCGGCCGGCACCGTGTGGGACGACACCGTCACCCACTTCCAGGGGCAGTACGACTGCCACGTCTTCACCCTCGCGGGCTTCGCGGGTCAGCCCTCCATCCCCGCTCCCTTCATGCCCACCGTGCGCCGCGCGCTCGCCGACTACATCCGCGCGCATGGCCTCCAGAAGCCCATCATCGTCGGACACAGCCTGGGCGGAGTGCTCGCGCTCGGACTCACCGCCGATGCGCCCGAGCTCGTGGGCGGCGTCTTCATCGTGGACAGCGTCCCCTTCCTCCCCGCCCTGATGTACCCGGGTGCCACCGCCGAGTCCGCCAGGCCCTTCGCCGAGCAGACCCGCACGCAGCTGCGCATGCAGACCGTGGAGCAGCGCAACCAGGGCTCCCGCCACGCGCTGAGCATCTACATCTCCGATGAAGCGCATCGAGAGGTCGCCGCGCGCTGGGGCGCGGACTCCGACCCGGAGACCGTGGCTCAGGCCGTGTACGAGATGAGCGTCACCGACCTGCGTCCAGAGCTGTCCCGCATCACCGCGCCCACCTTCGTGCTCGGCTCCTGGGTGGCCTTCCAGGGACGCGTTCCTCGCGAGACGGTGGAGGCCCTGTACCGAGGCCAGTACCAGAACCTCTCCACCGCGCGCGTCGTCATGCACGACACGGCCCGGCACTTCATCATGTGGGAAGACCCCGAGGGCTTCTTCTCCACCCTCGACGGCTTCCTGAAAGCCCACGCCCCCGTCGCGCGCATGGAGTTCCAGCGCTGA
- a CDS encoding sensor histidine kinase — protein MSSRRTLVYAACQLGGWGLYGLSNILLSILFIATTSRGGEQFASRTAWTVLMCLSGGLLTHLARTWLPMREWVRLPMRRLALLVPLTCSALGLVQQVIGLVLAYPVLHIYGASDFSFTFIITGGAFWAVVMLMWLLTYLTVHFVEQARETERERWRQEVAAQTSELRFLKAQLQPHFLFNCLNSVRALIVEDPARAQQAVTRLSTLLRHALSSHGPETVPLSQELQVVRDYLSLEGIRLEERLRVREDVAPETLGIAVPAMLVQTLVENAIKHGIAQTPEGGEVTVLTRVREGALLLEVANTPAPSGTPAPPHSNGEGLHNASERLRLLCGAGASLQLDQTSAVLTTARVRIPLPP, from the coding sequence ATGTCTTCCCGACGCACCCTGGTCTATGCGGCCTGCCAGCTGGGCGGATGGGGCCTCTACGGCCTGTCGAACATCCTGCTGTCCATCCTGTTCATCGCCACCACGTCTCGCGGCGGTGAGCAGTTCGCATCGCGGACCGCCTGGACCGTGCTGATGTGCCTCTCGGGCGGGCTCCTCACGCACCTCGCCCGGACCTGGCTGCCGATGCGTGAGTGGGTCCGCCTGCCCATGCGGCGCCTGGCCCTCCTCGTCCCGCTCACCTGCTCGGCCTTGGGGCTCGTTCAGCAGGTCATCGGACTGGTGCTCGCCTATCCGGTGCTGCACATCTACGGCGCCTCCGACTTCTCCTTCACGTTCATCATCACCGGGGGCGCCTTCTGGGCGGTGGTGATGCTGATGTGGCTGCTCACCTATCTCACCGTCCACTTCGTCGAGCAGGCGCGCGAGACGGAGCGGGAGCGCTGGCGACAGGAGGTCGCCGCGCAGACCTCCGAGCTGCGCTTCCTCAAGGCCCAGCTCCAGCCGCACTTCCTCTTCAACTGCCTCAACAGCGTGCGCGCCCTCATCGTCGAGGACCCCGCCCGTGCGCAGCAAGCCGTGACGCGGCTGTCCACCCTCCTGCGCCACGCGCTGTCCTCGCATGGCCCGGAGACCGTGCCCCTGTCCCAGGAGCTCCAGGTGGTGCGCGACTACCTGAGCCTGGAAGGCATCCGTCTGGAAGAGCGGCTCCGCGTGCGCGAGGACGTGGCCCCCGAGACCCTCGGCATCGCCGTGCCCGCCATGCTGGTGCAGACGCTCGTGGAGAACGCCATCAAGCACGGCATCGCCCAGACGCCCGAAGGCGGCGAGGTGACGGTCCTCACCCGGGTGCGCGAGGGCGCGCTCCTGCTGGAGGTGGCCAACACACCCGCGCCCTCGGGAACACCCGCGCCCCCTCACTCCAACGGCGAAGGACTGCACAACGCCAGCGAGCGGCTGCGCCTGCTGTGTGGCGCGGGGGCTTCACTTCAACTCGACCAGACGAGCGCGGTGCTGACGACGGCCCGCGTCCGCATCCCCCTGCCCCCATGA
- a CDS encoding LytR/AlgR family response regulator transcription factor translates to MRVLIVDDERLARAELRRLLAAFPDVEVVGEATHVEQARQQVEALTPDLLLLDIQMPGGTGFDVLEHLDEPPDVIFTTAYDAHAVRAFSVNALDYLLKPIEAERLAEALERVRQRGHVQQPPETSRPAGTPLERVFVRDGERCWLVQLAQVPLISSEGNYSRLHLPGHQPLLLRSLSYLEEKLDPARFFRASRQHLINLDFVETLEPGPGGTLVARLRGGPEVEMSRRQSLRFRERMSL, encoded by the coding sequence ATGAGAGTCCTCATCGTCGACGATGAACGTCTGGCCCGCGCGGAGCTTCGCCGCCTGCTGGCCGCATTCCCAGACGTGGAGGTGGTGGGCGAGGCCACCCACGTGGAGCAGGCCCGCCAGCAGGTGGAGGCACTCACGCCGGACCTGCTGCTGCTCGACATCCAGATGCCCGGCGGCACGGGCTTCGATGTGCTCGAGCACCTGGACGAGCCCCCCGACGTCATCTTCACCACCGCGTATGACGCCCATGCCGTGCGCGCCTTCTCCGTCAACGCGCTCGACTACCTGCTCAAACCCATCGAAGCGGAGCGGCTGGCCGAGGCCCTCGAGCGCGTGCGTCAGCGAGGCCACGTCCAACAGCCTCCGGAGACCTCACGCCCCGCGGGAACACCGCTGGAGCGGGTCTTCGTGCGCGACGGAGAGCGCTGCTGGCTGGTGCAGCTGGCCCAGGTGCCGCTCATCAGCTCCGAGGGCAACTACTCCCGACTGCACCTGCCGGGACATCAGCCCCTGCTGCTGCGTTCGCTGAGCTACCTGGAAGAGAAACTGGACCCGGCGCGCTTCTTCCGCGCCAGCCGTCAGCACCTCATCAACCTGGACTTCGTCGAGACGCTGGAGCCGGGCCCTGGAGGCACGCTGGTGGCGCGCCTGCGAGGGGGCCCCGAGGTGGAGATGTCCCGGCGTCAGTCCCTGCGGTTCCGCGAGCGGATGAGCCTCTGA